From the Lathyrus oleraceus cultivar Zhongwan6 chromosome 4, CAAS_Psat_ZW6_1.0, whole genome shotgun sequence genome, one window contains:
- the LOC127076706 gene encoding germin-like protein subfamily 3 member 4: protein MKSFVNNLFFMFFFVVVLTNIQICFADCDNLQDTCPSNSPNKQTIFINGLPCKNPSNVTSQDFKTAELSKAGPKDIFGASVKLVSAFEFPGLNTLGLSIGRTDIENDGLVNFHYHPRATEMIFVKKGVLMAGFIDTKNQVFQNVLKVGDVCVFPKGLFHYILNQGFDDAVIYSVYNSQNPGQVSIIPTTFDTTLESLDKLKRRLVSLSTSQVHDGIINSTT, encoded by the coding sequence ATGAAATCATTTGTTAACAACCTTTTCTTTATGTTCTTCTTTGTTGTTGTCTTAACCAACATCCAAATTTGTTTTGCAGATTGTGATAACCTACAAGACACATGTCCATCAAATTCACCGAATAAACAAACCATATTCATCAATGGTCTACCTTGCAAAAATCCATCTAACGTGACATCTCAAGATTTCAAGACTGCAGAATTAAGTAAAGCTGGTCCTAAAGATATTTTTGGCGCGTCCGTAAAACTTGTCTCCGCTTTTGAATTTCCCGGGTTGAATACTCTCGGTCTATCGATTGGAAGAACCGACATTGAAAATGATGGTTTGGTAAACTTTCATTATCATCCTAGAGCTACTGAAATGATCTTTGTTAAAAAAGGTGTATTGATGGCTGGATTTATTGATACAAAAAACCAAGTTTTCCAAAATGTTCTCAAAGTGGGTGATGTTTGTGTTTTTCCTAAAGGTTTGTTTCATTACATTCTAAATCAAGGTTTTGATGATGCTGTTATATACTCAGTGTACAATAGTCAAAATCCTGGACAAGTATCCATTATTCCTACAACTTTTGACACAACATTGGAGTCTTTAGATAAGCTGAAAAGGAGACTCGTCTCACTTTCTACCTCTCAAGTTCATGATGGTATCATCAATTCTACCACTTAG